TACGGGTTATCCAACGCCGTGCGTATGGGCTGCGGGATGAAGAATATCTGAGGCTGAAAATACTCACGTCCATGCTCCCGGCACTCTGAAAAACATGAAATTCACCCACTCGATTACGCGAAGAGCCATTATTTCTACCTCGACAGCACGCCGACCCACTCGTACATGAAGTACCTCTACAAGTATCCCCAAGCGGCCTTCCCCTACGCCGACCTTTTGGAGACGAATCGTCGTCGCACTCGGGACGAGATGGAGTATGAACTCCTCGACACCGGCGTCTTCAATGACGACCGATACTTCGACGTCTTCGTAGAGTACGCCAAAGACGGTCCGGAAGACATCCTGGTGAAGATCACCGCAGCCAACCGTGGGCCGGAAGCGGCCGAACTGCATCTCCTGCCGACACTGTGGTTCCGCAACGACTGGTCGTCGTGGATAGCCGAATCTAACAGAGCTAGTGAGAAACCAAGCCTCAGGCAGATAACCCCCCCTCATCCCCCCTTGGTAAGGGGGGGCAAGGAGGGGGTATAACCGCGGTCGCGGCGGCTCATCCGCTGCTGGGTGAATTTATCCTTTCCTGTGAAGGCGAGGTGCCGCTGCTCTTCACCGAGAACCATACCAACTCCGAGCGGCTTTTCCCCGGACGAGAAAAGAACGAGAGCCCCCACGTCAAGGACGGCATCAACGACTGCGTGGTACAGGGCAATCGGGGCGCAGTGAACCCAGACAAGCAGGGCACCAAGGTCGCGGCGCACTACCAGGCCACTGTCGGCGCCGGCAAGAGCAAGGTGATTCGCCTGCGGCTCTCCAACACCCCCCCTCATCCCCCCCTTGGTAAGGGAGGGCAGGAAGGGGTATCGGGCAAACCTTTTGGCAAGCAATTTGATGAAGTTTTTGCTGACCGGCTGCGTGAAGCCGATGAGTTTTACAAGTCGGTCACTCCGCCATCAGTGAGTGCAGACGCGGCCAATGTGATGCGCCAGGCCATCGCCGGCATGCTCTGGAGCAAGCAGTTCTTCTTCTTCGACGGTGATAACTGGCTGGACGAGCACAACTCCAACCCGCTCCATACCGGATATCGAAATTCCCGAAACTCGGAATGGTTTCACATGGTGAACGAGGACATCATCTCCATGCCCGACAAGTGGGAGTACCCCTGGTACGCGGCCTGGGATCTGGCGTTCCACACGCTGCCGCTTTCGATCGTAGACCCCGACTTCGCCAAGGAGCAGATGCAACTGATGCTCAAGGGCGTTTATCTGCACCCCAATGGCCAGATGCCCGCGTACGAGTGGAACTTCAGCGACGTGAACCCCCCGGTCCATGCCTTTGCGACACTGTTTCTGCAACGCACCGAGCAGGCCCTGCGCGGCGAGACGGACCTTGATTTCCTCAGGGAGACATTCAACAAGTTGGTGCTGAACTTCACCTGGTGGGTGAACCGCAAGGACCGCTTCGGCAAGAACGTATTCGAAGGGGGCTTCCTCGGCCTCGACAACATCAGCGTCTTCGACCGCAGCGCGGCTTTGCCCACTGGCGGGAACCTGGAGCAGGCGGACGGCACGGCGTGGATGGCCCTCTTCAGCCAGAACATGGCTGAGCTCGCGATAGAGCTAGCCGTCCATGATCCTACCTACCAGGACATGGTCGTCAAGTTTGCGGAGCATTTCTACTATATCGCCCTGGCCATGAACAAACCTGATCAGGCCGGCATGTGGGACGAGGAGGACGGCTTCTACTACGACCTGCTGCGGCTGCCGGACGGCAGCGCCACGCGGCTCAAGGTGCGCTCGATGGTGGGGCTGCTGCCCCTGTGTGCCACCACGGTGGTCGAGAAATGGCAGCGGGAGGCCATTCCGGGGACGATGGCCCAGATAGCTGAACGCTTACGCCGCCTACCCGAACTCCGGGAGAGCATCCACCCCACGGGTCCGGGCCATTTCGGCGTGGCGGACCGCGGGATCATGGCCCTGGTCAACCCGGAGCGGCTCCGCCGGATCCTGACCAAGATGCTCGACGAGAACGAGTTCCTCGGCCCCTACGGCATCCGCTCGCTCTCCAAGTTCCACGAGCAGCACCCGTATGTTTTCCACGTGCAAGGCCAGGAGTACCGGGTGGACTACCTGCCGGCCGAGTCGAACACCGGAATGTTCGGCGGCAACTCCAACTGGCGCGGGCCGGTCTGGATGCCGGTGAACACGATGATCATCCGTGCGCTGCTGAATTTCTACCTGTACTACGGTGACAACTTCAAGATCGAATGCCCCACGGGTTCGGGGAATATGATGAACCTGTTCGAGGTGAGCAAGGAGATCGCCGACCGGCTCGGCCGGATATTCACCCGTGACGAGAACGGCCGGCGGCCTGTGTACGGCGGCACCGAGAAGTTCCAGAGCGATCCCCACTGGCGCGATCACATCCTCTTCTACGAGTACTTCCACGGCGACAACGGCGCCGGGCTTGGCGCGAGCCATCAGACCGGATGGACCGGGATTGTGGCCAAGACCATCCAGCTTTTCGGATTGCTCGATGCGAAGAAGTTGCTTGAGGCTGGTAAGGCGGGAGCCTTCGTCGGTGGCAAGCAGGGAGGGGAGGCGCAGAAATGAAGGCCTTATCCGCTTACCCCTCGCTCTATCAAATCAACAGCCGCGTCTGGCTGACGGAGCTGTCTGGCGCTCTGGGCAAGCGCACGACACTGGACGACATTCCCGACGCCGAGCTGGATCGACTGGCCGCGCTGGGTTTCGACTGGATCTGGTTCCTGAGCGTGTGGCAGACCGGCCCGGCGGCACAGCAGGTGTCACGCAGCAACGCTGGATGGCGCAAGGAGTTTCAGGAAACGCTGCCGGACTTGTGCGAAGAAGATATCGCCGGCTCCGGGTTCGCCATCCAAAACTACACCGTACATCGGGATCTCGGCGGCGCTGCGGCGCTCGCGCGTTTGCGACAGCGGCTGCAGCAACGCGGACTGAAGCTGATGCTCGACTTTGTCCCGAACCACATGGCGCCGGACCACCCGTGGATCGACGCGCATCCGTATTACTTTGTCCATGGTAGCGAGACGGATTTGGCGCAGGCACCGCGGAACTACTGCCGGGTGCAAACCAAAAACGGCCCACTGGTGCTCGCCTACGGACGCGACCCGTATTTTGAAGGCTGGCCCGACACGCTGCAGCTCAACTACGGCAACTCGGAATTGCAACAGGCGATGATCTGGGAGCTGCTGAGGATCGCCGGGCAATGCGACGGCGTGCGCTGCGACATGGCCATGCTGGTCTTGCCCGACGTGTTCGAAAGCACCTGGGGCATCCGCGCCGAGCTCTTCTGGCCCAAGGCGACCGAAGCCGTGCGGCGCGAATATCCGCAGTTCCAGTTCATGGCCGAAGTCTACTGGGACCGGGAATGGACGATGCAGCAACAGGGATTCGATTACACCTACGATAAACGGCTCTACGACCGCCTGCGCGACGGTCACGCCCGGCCGGTGCGCGAGCATTTCCACGCCGGATTGGATTATCAAAACAAAATGGCCCGCTTCCTGGAAAACCACGACGAGCCGCGGGCGGCTGCTACATTCTCACTGGAAGTTCACGAGGCCGCGGCCATCATCACGTATCTGTCGCCATGCCTGCGGTTCTTCCACCAGGGGCAGTTCGAAGGCATGATGAAGCGCATCTCGCCGCACCTGGTCCGCGCACCAGTGGAACCCCTCGACGGAACGCTGCACCAGTTCTACGACGGTCTCCTGGCGGTACTCAGGCAGCCCGTTGTTCGCGACGGCCAGTGGCGCCTGCTCG
Above is a genomic segment from Candidatus Methylomirabilis limnetica containing:
- a CDS encoding alpha-amylase family glycosyl hydrolase; the encoded protein is MKALSAYPSLYQINSRVWLTELSGALGKRTTLDDIPDAELDRLAALGFDWIWFLSVWQTGPAAQQVSRSNAGWRKEFQETLPDLCEEDIAGSGFAIQNYTVHRDLGGAAALARLRQRLQQRGLKLMLDFVPNHMAPDHPWIDAHPYYFVHGSETDLAQAPRNYCRVQTKNGPLVLAYGRDPYFEGWPDTLQLNYGNSELQQAMIWELLRIAGQCDGVRCDMAMLVLPDVFESTWGIRAELFWPKATEAVRREYPQFQFMAEVYWDREWTMQQQGFDYTYDKRLYDRLRDGHARPVREHFHAGLDYQNKMARFLENHDEPRAAATFSLEVHEAAAIITYLSPCLRFFHQGQFEGMMKRISPHLVRAPVEPLDGTLHQFYDGLLAVLRQPVVRDGQWRLLDCAPAWDGNGTSDGFISWSWEAQDGERRLIAVNYAGTQGQCYVRLPFPDLAGRTVRLKDLMGPASFDRGGDDLVSRGLYLDLSPWSYHVFEMTIP